The proteins below come from a single Metarhizium brunneum chromosome 1, complete sequence genomic window:
- the DBP10 gene encoding ATP-dependent RNA helicase DBP10 encodes MPRRAASPAASEPELDILDSLYPGEDADSNQNFPADRDVDLDDILNDPEGAEDGGDEAFIALQQAASYRKASNLKGRTVKKGGGFQAMGLNSNLLKAIARKGFSVPTPIQRKTIPLVLDRKDVVGMARTGSGKTGAFVIPMIEKLRAHSGRFGSRALILSPSRELAIQTLKVVKEFARGTDLKAILLVGGDSLEEQFGYMAANPDIVIATPGRFLHLKVEMSLDLSSIKYIVFDEADRLFEMGFATQLTEILHALPPSRQTLLFSATLPASLVEFARAGLQDPSLVRLDAETKVSPDLESAFFSVKGAEKEGALLHILHDVIKMPMGTPEIAKQDSEKASKKRKRGESGSGKPTEHSTIIFTATKHHVEYLANVLQRAGFAVSHVYGSLDQTARRNQVEDFRRGRTNILVVTDVAARGIDIPVLANVINYDFPSQPKIFVHRVGRTARAGQRGWSYSLVRDSDAPYLLDLQLFLGRRLVLGQEGEEPSFASDVVLGSLKRDLVESNVEWMNKLLHEDVDVSTLRGVAAKAEKLYLKTRNSASSQSAKRSREMVSSTGWNQLHRLFGDDVDNMEQARADMLARISSFKPQETIFEISHTDKSHSEAAEVMKQLRKKITPRNRQAQKQESDIEDDDIPTKSNDNKVDMDSDQEASDNGSQGADQTNGWDEDELEVTVSNTDSKRGKTDWRDSEVFMSYTPRTHNAVEERGYGVHSGGFVEAARDAAMDLTNDETAKSFGQPSRSKMRWDTKSKKYVSRDNDEDGSKGSKMITGESGVKIAATFQSGRYDRWKKAQRIRSLPRVGEAEKPGTTQGLPSGVRYKHKLDKAPKEADKYRDDFMVRKKRVDEAREKRQGRFRDGMGSKKELKGANDIRKERQEKERKRAKNARPSKKR; translated from the exons ATGCCTCGACGTGCAGCTTCGCCGGCAGCCTCAGAGCCCGAGCTCGATATCCTCGACTCATTATACCCCGGAGAAGATGCCGACAGCAACCAGAATTTCCCTGCAGACAGGGACGTCGACCTTGACGATATTTTGAACGACCCTGAGGGagctgaagacggcggcgatgaggCCTTCATTGCTCTTCAGCAAGCGGCCTCTTACCGCAAGGCTTCGAATCTCAAAGGCAGAACAGTCAAGAAAGGAGGTGGCTTTCAAGCCATGG GCCTAAACTCAAATCTGTTAAAGGCAATTGCCCGAAAAGGATTCTCGGTTCCTACGCCTATTCAAAGAAAAACAATTCCTCTTGTACTTGACCGAAAAGATGTAGTCGGCATGGCGAGAACTGGTTCTGGAAAGACGGGTGCTTTCGTTATTCCCATGATTGAGAAACTTCGCGCTCACAGTGGACGCTTCGGAAGCAGAGCTCTCATTTTGTCTCCATCACGAGAACTGGCTATACAAACACTCAAGGTTGTCAAGGAATTTGCGAGGGGCACCGACCTAAAGGCTATTTTACTAGTAGGTGGTGATAGCTTGGAAGAGCAATTCGGCTATATGGCAGCAAACCCTGATATCGTTATTGCTACTCCTGGTCGATTCTTGCACTTGAAGGTTGAGATGTCGTTGGACCTCTCGTCAATAAAGTACATTGTTTTCGACGAAGCTGATCGACTGTTTGAAATGGGTTTCGCAACCCAGCTTACGGAAATTCTGCACGCTTTGCCGCCATCCCGACAAACGCTGCTGTTCTCTGCTACCCTCCCCGCTTCATTAGTCGAGTTTGCCAGAGCCGGTCTACAGGATCCTAGCCTGGTACGACTAGACGCAGAGACAAAGGTCTCGCCTGATTTGGAGAGCGCATTCTTCTCTGTCAAAGGTGCAGAGAAAGAGGGCGCTTTGCTACATATTCTTCACGATGTCATCAAAATGCCCATGGGCACTCCCGAGATCGCAAAGCAGGACAGCGAGAAAGCGTCAAAGAAGCGGAAGCGAGGTGAGAGTGGCAGTGGCAAGCCTACGGAACACTCAACCATTATCTTTACTGCCACAAAACATCACGTCGAATACCTTGCGAATGTTCTTCAGCGGGCTGGATTCGCCGTCTCACATGTATATGGTTCACTCGACCAAACTGCCCGGAGAAACCAGGTTGAAGACTTCCGAAGAGGCAGGACGAACATTCTTGTTGTCACTGATGTGGCAGCCAGAGGTATCGATATTCCTGTCCTAGCCAACGTCATCAATTACGACTTCCCATCGCAGCCGAAAATCTTTGTCCACAGAGTTGGTCGAACAGCCCGTGCTGGCCAAAGAGGTTGGAGTTACAGTTTAGTCAGAGATTCAGACGCCCCGTACCTTCTGGACCTGCAGCTGTTCTTGGGCAGAAGGCTGGTTCTCGGTCAAGAGGGCGAAGAGCCTTCCTTTGCATCTGACGTGGTTTTGGGTTCCTTGAAACGAGACCTAGTGGAATCAAACGTTGAATGGATGAACAAGCTTCTCCATGAGGATGTGGACGTTAGTACGCTGCGGGGTGTCGCCGCCAAAGCTGAAAAGCTATACCTCAAAACACGAAACTCAGCCTCTAGTCAAAGTGCCAAGCGTTCGAGAGAAATGGTATCATCAACCGGATGGAATCAGCTTCACAGACTGTTCGGcgacgacgttgacaacATGGAACAAGCCCGCGCAGACATGCTCGCCCGCATCAGCAGCTTCAAACCCCAGGAAACAATTTTCGAAATCAGCCACACTGACAAATCGCACTCGGAAGCAGCAGAAGTCATGAAACAGCTTCGAAAGAAGATCACTCCCAGAAACAGACAAGCTCAAAAGCAAGAAAGCGAcattgaagatgacgacatCCCCACCAAAtccaacgacaacaaagtGGACATGGACTCCGATCAAGAAGCCTCCGACAATGGATCACAAGGAGCAGACCAAACCAACGGCTGGGACGAAGACGAACTAGAAGTCACCGTCTCCAACACAGACTCTAAAAGGGGCAAGACAGACTGGCGCGACTCCGAAGTTTTCATGAGTTACACCCCACGCACTCACAACGCTGTCGAAGAGCGCGGTTACGGCGTCCACTCGGGCGGTTTCGTCGAAGCAGCCCGCGACGCAGCGATGGACCTGACCAATGACGAGACGGCCAAGTCCTTTGGACAGCCGTCACGCTCCAAGATGCGCTGGGACACCAAATCCAAGAAGTACGTGTCGCGTGAcaacgacgaggacgggTCCAAGGGCAGCAAGATGATTACGGGGGAGTCGGGCGTCAAGATTGCCGCCACCTTCCAATCGGGACGGTACGATAGGTGGAAGAAGGCGCAAAGAATACGGTCCCTGCCGAGGGTGGGAGAAGCCGAGAAGCCAGGTACCACGCAGGGATTGCCGAGCGGCGTGCGGTATAAGCATAAGCTGGACAAGGCGCCCAAGGAGGCAGACAAGTACAGGGATGACTTTATGGTGCGAAAGAAGAGAGTGGACGAGGCTAGAGAAAAGAGACAGGGTAGATTTAGGGATGGAATGGGCAGTAAGAAGGAACTCAAGGGGGCAAATGATATTCGCAAGGAGAGACAGGAGAAGGAGCGGAAGAGGGCCAAGAATGCTAGACCGTCCAAGAAGAGGTAG
- the spf31 gene encoding J domain-containing protein spf31 gives MAADDSKDDAAALSALELEAKEFDKDAEIDRILRAFRLDAYAVLDLQPGVAESDIKSTYRKKSMLIHPDKTKNPQAPDAFDRLKKAQTELMDEKHRERLDEAIADARMLLIRENKWTVDSPELKTDDFAKKWREKSKEVLIDNEHRRRRQMRAQMQEEGREQRKQDAELEERKRKRQHEQDWESTRDERISSWRTFQKGKTGGDGEKKKKKKLKPIG, from the exons ATGGCTGCCGATGACTCCAAAGATGACGCAGCTGCGCTTTCCGCCCTCGAGCTTGAGGCTAAGGAATTTGACAAG GATGCCGAGATTGACCGAATCCTAAGAGCCTTCCGGTTAGATGC TTACGCAGTCCTGGATCTCCAGCCTGGCGTTGCAGAGTCCGATATCAAAAGCACCTATCGCAAAAAGTCCATGCTCATCCATCCTGATAAAACGAAGAACCCACAGGCCCCGGATGCATTCGACCGTCTGAAGAAAGCCCAGACGGAACTCATGGACGAGAAGCACCGGGAGAGGCTAGACGAAGCCATTGCCGACGCGCGAATGCTCCTCATCCGCGAAAACAAATGGACAGTGGACAGCCCCGAGCTAAAGACCGACGACTTCGCCAAGAAGTGGCGCGAAAAGTCCAAAGAGGTCTTGATTGATAACGAGCaccgtcgccggcggcagaTGAGGGCGCAAATGCAAGAGGAAGGTCGCGAGCAGCGTAAGCAGGACGCCGAGTTGGAAGAGAGGAAGCGCAAGAGGCAGCATGAACAGGACTGGGAGTCGACAAGAGACGAGCGCATCAGTAGCTGGAGAACTTTTCAGAAGGGCAAGACTGGGGGAGatggggagaagaagaagaagaaaaagctAAAGCCTATAGgttga
- the DnaJ1 gene encoding DnaJ 1 — protein sequence MNSNLFTKAAAPARVIAHAKFGGQPKIRQCLNKGAKLHTAAFRTSPREKCTRVKRNIIPSTKRFFHSTDSLSQKDPYKALGVSKSASASEIKKAYYGLAKKFHPDTNKDPNAKEKFADVQSAYEILSDPKKKEQYDQFGAAGFDPSGAPGGDPFGGAGNPFSGFGGQGGFGSQGGFGGGFNFEDIFSAFTGQQGPFSGRRGARSNPFQQEILVGDNIEVQASITFMEAAKGTSKTISITPLTACGTCTGSGLKAGTQRSPCKSCNGTGTRLHFMQGGFQMASTCGTCEGTGTTIPKGSECRTCSGNGVVRERKTITIDIPAGIEDGMRLRVDGAGDAPPTGKTADPNARTQRGDLYVFVRVAKDPKFSREGSNILYTANIPLTTALLGGQVNIPTLDGSVNVKVATGTNTGDKMTLTGMGMKRLGARRGGAGDLRVEFRVNMPKYLSANQRTIVEMLADEMGDKTARRVMNVSSTSNNDASNPDSHKNEGFLKSMWHTLTNHPAHQKEGDEKSSADKPDAKKDSKPDNKDNKPKDEPKKSDSGPA from the exons ATGAATTCCAACCTTTTCACAAAGGCCGCCGCGCCTGCGCGAGTGATTGCGCATGCCAAGTTTGGTGGTCAACCAAAGATCCGACAATGCCTGAACAAAGGAGCAAAGCTTCATACAGCTGCTTTTCGCACCAGTCCCCGTGAAAAATGCACACGGGTGAAGCGAAACATCATTCCATCAACTAAGAGA TTCTTCCACAGCACTGATTCTCTGTCCCAAAAAGACCCGTACAAAGCTCTTGGCGTAAGCAAATCAGCGTCTGCCTCAGAAATCAAGAAGGCCTATTATGGCTTGGCGAAGAAATTTCATCCCGATACGAACAAGGACCCAAATGCGAAGGAGAAGTTTGCCGATGTCCAATCAGCATATGAGATTCTGTCCGAcccgaagaagaaggaacAGTATGATCAATTTGGTGCTGCCGGCTTTGACCCTAGCGGCGCACCAGGAGGAGACCCATTCGGAGGAGCTGGCAACCCGTTTTCTGGCTTTGGGGGGCAAGGTGGCTTCGGTTCGCAGGGTGGCTTTGGCGGAGGCTTCAACTTTGAGGACATTTTTTCGGCATTTACTGGCCAGCAGGGTCCTTTTAGCGGTCGACGAGGCGCACGGTCGAATCCTTTCCAGCAAGAAATCCTTGTCGGCGATAACATTGAGGTGCAAGCCAGCATAACTTTCATGGAGGCTGCGAAGGGCACTAGTAAAACAATTAGTATTACTCCATTGACGGCTTGTGGGACGTGCACTGGTAGTGGACTGAAAGCTGGCACACAACGCTCGCCTTGCAAGTCATGTAATGGCACTGGCACTCGATTGCACTTTATGCAAGGCGGCTTCCAGATGGCTTCGACTTGTGGAACTTGCGAAGGCACGGGCACAACTATTCCAAAGGGTTCCGAGTGTCGAACTTGCTCCGGCAATGGTGTTGTTAGGGAACGAAAGACCATCACCATCGATATTCCTGCGGGCATTGAGGATGGCATGCGGTTGCGCGTGGACGGCGCCGGAGACGCCCCGCCAACAGGAAAGACTGCCGACCCGAACGCCAGGACTCAGCGTGGAGACTTGTATGTTTTCGTTCGTGTGGCTAAGGACCCCAAATTCAGTCGCGAGGGCTCCAACATACTATATACCGCCAATATTCCTCTTACCACGGCCTTGTTAGGTGGCCAGGTCAACATCCCGACACTCGACGGCTCAGTCAATGTCAAGGTCGCCACGGGCACCAACACTGGCGATAAGATGACGCTCACTGGCATGGGGATGAAGAGATTGGGTGCCCGAAGAGGCGGAGCTGGTGACCTCAGGGTCGAGTTCCGCGTGAACATGCCCAAGTATCTCAGCGCAAACCAGCGGACCATTGTTGAGATGCTTGCCGATGAGATGGGTGACAAGACGGCTCGACGAGTGATGAATGTCTCGTCAACATCAAA CAACGACGCATCAAACCCAGATTCACATAAGAACGAAGGGTTTCTAAAGTCCATGTGGCACACACTTACAAACCACCCAGCACATCAAAAAGAAGGCGATGAAAAGTCGAGCGCCGACAAGCCCGATGCCAAGAAGGACTCTAAGCCCGACAATAAGGATAACAAGCCAAAAGACGAGCCTAAAAAGTCGGATTCTGGACCAGCCTAA